The Janthinobacterium lividum genome has a window encoding:
- a CDS encoding family 2A encapsulin nanocompartment cargo protein cysteine desulfurase: MTTQTPTSDGAAGLPAVPFLPDEATLNRLAGEFFARLPGLPPALDKSPSLGGSGSVLDAAPRYANRPPPQPGPSFAAIAPGVATAQVPPVTVPLESPIAPAPASVPTPRLSALSAPSPYYFVGGAHGYPVSNGKLDGLAQQGLGQGPAAPDDLRGLFATPQRLPAQQLPVAPANSQPAFYFQTELPSATKPGHHRTPAPFDVHAVRRDFPVLAERVNGKPLAWFDNAATTHKPQSVIDRVSYFYAHENSNIHRAAHALAARASDAYEAARAKVANFLGAASANEIIFVRGATEGINLVANTFGRKYIGSGDEIIVSQLEHHANIVPWQQLAAEKGATLRVIPVDDSGQILLDEFRKLLNGRTKLVSVTQVSNALGTVTPVAQIIALAHAAGVRVLVDGAQAVSHLRVDVQALGADFYVFSGHKVFGPTGIGAVYGKADLLEQLPPWQGGGNMIADVTFERTVYQGVPNRFEAGTGNIADAVGLGAAIDYVQRIGLENIAAYEHALLEYATHHLQAIPGVRLIGTAFEKASVASFVLAGYEPAEVGRALNDEGIAVRSGHHCAQPILRRFGVEATVRPSFAFYNTYEEIDRMIVVVKRLAGARR; this comes from the coding sequence ATGACTACCCAGACACCTACAAGTGATGGCGCGGCGGGCTTGCCTGCCGTCCCGTTTTTACCCGATGAAGCGACCCTGAACCGGCTGGCGGGCGAGTTTTTCGCGCGTTTGCCGGGGTTGCCCCCTGCGTTGGACAAGTCTCCCAGTCTCGGTGGCTCCGGCAGCGTGCTCGATGCGGCGCCCCGCTATGCGAACCGTCCGCCGCCACAACCCGGTCCTTCCTTCGCCGCCATCGCCCCCGGCGTGGCGACGGCGCAAGTGCCGCCCGTGACGGTTCCCCTGGAGTCGCCGATTGCACCGGCGCCTGCCTCCGTGCCGACGCCACGCCTGTCGGCCCTGAGTGCGCCGTCGCCCTACTATTTTGTCGGCGGCGCACATGGTTATCCCGTGTCGAACGGCAAGCTCGACGGCCTGGCGCAGCAGGGGCTGGGACAGGGGCCGGCGGCCCCCGATGATTTGCGGGGACTGTTTGCCACGCCGCAGCGCTTACCTGCGCAGCAACTGCCCGTGGCGCCGGCTAACAGCCAGCCCGCGTTTTATTTCCAGACCGAGCTGCCCTCCGCGACGAAGCCGGGTCACCACCGGACGCCGGCGCCGTTCGACGTGCACGCCGTGCGGCGCGATTTTCCCGTGCTGGCCGAACGGGTCAACGGCAAGCCGCTGGCATGGTTCGATAATGCGGCCACCACGCACAAGCCGCAGTCGGTGATCGACCGGGTGTCGTATTTCTATGCGCACGAGAATTCGAACATCCACCGCGCCGCCCACGCGCTGGCGGCGCGCGCCAGCGATGCGTACGAGGCGGCACGCGCCAAGGTGGCGAACTTCCTCGGCGCTGCGTCGGCCAATGAAATCATTTTTGTCCGCGGCGCAACCGAGGGCATCAACCTGGTCGCCAATACCTTTGGCCGCAAGTACATCGGCAGCGGCGACGAGATCATCGTCTCGCAGCTCGAGCACCACGCCAATATCGTGCCGTGGCAGCAGCTGGCGGCGGAAAAGGGCGCGACCCTGCGCGTGATTCCAGTCGACGACAGCGGCCAGATACTCCTCGATGAATTCCGCAAGCTGCTCAACGGGCGTACCAAGCTGGTGTCCGTGACGCAGGTGTCGAATGCGCTGGGGACGGTGACGCCCGTGGCGCAGATCATCGCGCTGGCGCATGCGGCCGGCGTGCGCGTGCTGGTCGATGGGGCGCAAGCCGTGTCGCACCTGCGCGTGGACGTGCAGGCGCTGGGCGCCGATTTTTATGTCTTCTCGGGGCATAAAGTGTTCGGCCCGACGGGCATCGGCGCCGTGTATGGCAAGGCGGACTTGCTGGAGCAACTGCCGCCATGGCAGGGTGGCGGTAATATGATCGCCGACGTCACGTTCGAGCGCACCGTCTACCAGGGCGTGCCGAACCGTTTCGAGGCGGGCACGGGCAATATCGCCGATGCCGTGGGCCTGGGCGCGGCCATCGATTACGTGCAGCGCATCGGCCTGGAAAACATCGCCGCCTACGAGCACGCACTGCTGGAATACGCGACGCACCACCTGCAAGCCATACCTGGCGTGCGCCTGATCGGCACGGCGTTTGAAAAGGCCAGCGTGGCTTCGTTCGTGCTGGCCGGCTACGAGCCAGCGGAAGTGGGGCGCGCCCTGAACGACGAGGGCATCGCCGTGCGCTCGGGCCACCATTGCGCCCAGCCGATTTTGCGCCGCTTCGGCGTGGAAGCGACCGTGCGACCCTCGTTCGCCTTCTACAATACGTATGAGGAGATCGATCGCATGATCGTCGTGGTCAAACGCCTGGCGGGCGCGCGCCGCTGA
- a CDS encoding family 2A encapsulin nanocompartment shell protein encodes MAEATESQFALGDNAARQLANASKSVPQLSTITPRWLVHLLQWLPVEAGIYRLNRVKNPKDVRVACSQRDESELPQTFVDYDDQPREYFLNAVSTVLDVHTRVSDLYSSPHDQIKEQLRLTIETIKERQESELINNPDYGLLASVHDDQRIFTLTGAPTPDDLDELLTKVWKEPGFFLAHPLAIAAFGRECTRRGVPPPTVSLFGSQFLTWRGVPLVPSDKLPIEDGKTKIILLRAGEQRQGVIGLFQPGLAGEQSPGLSVRFMGINRHAISSYLISLYCSLAVLTDDALAVLEDVEIGKYHDYPDTYK; translated from the coding sequence ATGGCAGAAGCAACAGAGAGCCAGTTCGCGCTGGGCGATAACGCCGCGCGCCAGCTGGCCAATGCAAGCAAGAGCGTCCCCCAGTTATCCACGATCACGCCGCGCTGGCTCGTGCACCTGCTGCAATGGCTGCCCGTGGAAGCGGGTATCTACCGCCTGAACCGCGTGAAAAACCCGAAGGATGTGCGCGTGGCCTGCTCGCAGCGCGACGAGTCGGAACTGCCGCAAACTTTCGTCGACTACGATGACCAGCCGCGCGAATATTTTCTCAATGCCGTCAGCACGGTGCTCGACGTGCACACGCGCGTGTCGGACCTGTACAGCAGCCCGCACGACCAGATCAAGGAGCAGCTGCGCCTGACCATCGAGACGATCAAGGAGCGCCAGGAAAGCGAATTGATCAACAATCCCGATTACGGCCTGCTGGCCAGCGTGCACGACGACCAGCGCATCTTTACCCTGACGGGCGCGCCCACGCCGGATGACCTCGACGAACTGCTGACGAAAGTATGGAAGGAGCCGGGCTTTTTCCTGGCGCACCCGCTGGCCATTGCAGCCTTCGGCCGTGAATGCACGCGCCGCGGCGTGCCGCCACCGACCGTCAGCCTGTTCGGTTCGCAGTTTTTGACGTGGCGCGGCGTGCCGCTGGTGCCGTCCGACAAACTGCCCATCGAAGACGGCAAGACGAAAATCATCCTGCTGCGCGCGGGCGAACAGCGGCAAGGCGTGATCGGCCTGTTCCAGCCTGGCCTGGCGGGCGAGCAAAGCCCGGGCCTGTCCGTGCGTTTCATGGGCATCAACCGCCACGCGATTTCGTCCTACCTGATTTCGCTGTATTGCTCGCTGGCCGTGCTGACCGACGATGCGCTGGCCGTACTGGAAGACGTGGAGATCGGTAAATACCATGACTACCCAGACACCTACAAGTGA
- a CDS encoding helix-turn-helix transcriptional regulator — protein sequence MLIKQFGLAVRQLREGHGWSQERLAEAADLNRSFIGEIERGAATPSLLTVEKLAGALGIGLAGLMARCEPELVD from the coding sequence ATGTTGATCAAACAGTTTGGACTGGCCGTGCGCCAGTTGCGCGAAGGGCATGGCTGGTCGCAGGAGCGGCTGGCCGAAGCGGCCGACTTGAACCGCTCGTTTATCGGCGAAATAGAGCGTGGCGCCGCCACGCCGTCGCTGCTGACGGTGGAAAAACTGGCCGGCGCGCTGGGCATCGGCCTGGCGGGATTGATGGCGCGCTGTGAACCGGAGCTGGTGGATTAA
- the epsC gene encoding serine O-acetyltransferase EpsC produces MNQRAIPPASFAAQPQWELRQIVDELRAVRAQWREGLASSQECGAREFPSRQHLRDIVGALCAALFPMRLGPLDLQQESEDFFVGHTLDTTLTGLHEQVRRELSYHARQHGLQQTVSIEQQALAIVQRFARALPRIRAQLDTDVAAAFHGDPAAHSVDEVLLCYPGILAIIHYRLAHTLYALGAPLVARIIAEVAHSQTGIDIHPGAIIGSSFFIDHGTGVVIGETAIIGERVRIYQAVTLGAKRFPAGADGVLKKGLARHPIVQDDVVIYAGATILGRVTIGQGSVIGGNVWLTRSVAPGSHVTQAHNQQEAADFPAPPHPAFAHHP; encoded by the coding sequence ATGAATCAGCGAGCCATTCCCCCTGCCTCCTTTGCCGCGCAGCCGCAGTGGGAGCTGCGCCAGATCGTCGATGAATTGCGCGCCGTGCGCGCACAATGGCGCGAAGGACTGGCCAGCAGCCAGGAGTGCGGCGCGCGCGAATTTCCGTCGCGCCAGCATTTGCGCGACATCGTCGGCGCCCTGTGCGCGGCCCTGTTTCCCATGCGCCTGGGACCCCTCGACCTGCAGCAGGAGAGCGAGGATTTCTTTGTCGGCCACACGCTCGACACGACCTTGACGGGCCTGCACGAACAGGTGCGGCGCGAACTCAGTTACCACGCACGCCAGCATGGCTTGCAGCAGACAGTCTCCATCGAACAGCAGGCGCTGGCCATCGTGCAGCGCTTCGCCCGCGCGCTGCCGCGCATCCGCGCCCAGCTCGACACGGACGTGGCGGCCGCCTTCCATGGCGACCCGGCCGCACACAGCGTCGATGAAGTGCTGCTGTGCTATCCGGGCATCCTGGCCATCATCCACTACCGCCTGGCGCACACCTTGTATGCACTGGGCGCGCCGCTGGTGGCGCGCATCATCGCCGAAGTGGCCCATTCGCAGACGGGCATCGACATCCATCCGGGCGCCATCATCGGCAGCAGCTTTTTCATCGACCATGGTACGGGCGTGGTGATCGGCGAGACGGCCATCATCGGCGAGCGCGTGCGCATCTACCAGGCCGTCACCCTGGGCGCCAAGCGCTTCCCCGCCGGCGCCGATGGCGTGCTGAAAAAGGGACTGGCGCGCCATCCCATCGTGCAGGACGACGTGGTCATCTACGCGGGTGCCACCATACTCGGGCGCGTGACCATCGGCCAGGGCTCCGTCATCGGCGGCAATGTCTGGCTGACCCGCAGCGTGGCCCCCGGCAGCCATGTCACGCAAGCGCATAACCAGCAGGAGGCAGCGGATTTTCCGGCGCCACCCCACCCCGCTTTTGCCCACCACCCATGA
- a CDS encoding rhodanese-like domain-containing protein, giving the protein MAAAELIFDPRAAHGEAAFDEVLHLARAQAQAQGLPYAGIVSAQDAWQLVQAGKAALVDVRTNEERTFVGYVPASLHVAWATGTSMNRNPRFVRELEAKVGGKDAVVVLLCRSGKRSAAAAEAAAKAGFTHVFNIAQGFEGDLDGQQQRGHSGGWRWHALPWLQD; this is encoded by the coding sequence ATGGCTGCTGCAGAACTGATTTTCGATCCCCGCGCCGCGCACGGCGAGGCGGCTTTTGACGAAGTACTCCATCTCGCGCGCGCCCAGGCGCAGGCCCAGGGCTTGCCGTATGCGGGCATCGTCAGCGCGCAGGATGCGTGGCAGCTGGTGCAGGCTGGCAAAGCCGCACTGGTCGACGTGCGCACCAACGAGGAACGCACTTTCGTCGGCTACGTGCCGGCCTCGCTGCATGTGGCGTGGGCCACCGGCACGTCCATGAACCGTAATCCCCGCTTTGTGCGCGAACTGGAAGCGAAGGTGGGCGGCAAGGATGCCGTCGTGGTGCTGCTGTGCCGCAGCGGCAAGCGCTCGGCCGCGGCCGCCGAAGCGGCTGCCAAGGCCGGTTTCACGCACGTCTTCAATATCGCGCAAGGCTTCGAGGGTGACCTCGACGGGCAGCAGCAGCGCGGCCATAGCGGCGGCTGGCGCTGGCATGCGCTGCCTTGGCTGCAAGATTAA
- the mnmC gene encoding FAD-dependent 5-carboxymethylaminomethyl-2-thiouridine(34) oxidoreductase MnmC encodes MRRALVLLDTDFDGARLRAVCAAHGGRRLHYIALAPRPVDARHLPEQWRAQWPLCVPGLHRMVSNDGLVTLDLLIGEPDACLAQLSARVDEVHLAWVPAATPVLARLMMDGARLQAVHLDEAQRTELQKNGFVFDESRLRAVFYARRGEHAAITAPERRAIVIGAGVAGAAACERLAARGWKVTLVERHAQPAGEASGNLAGIFMPLMSKDDNIATRLVRAAYLYSLSRWKDLGGIGAAIEGVQSGVLHLARDGAHAQVQRQIAASGVYPREFARWLEAPEATAMLGASAPDGAWWFEQGGWARPSSVCAAMLDACGALLTRRFSSSALRLERGDEEWLVRDADGTLIAAAPTVILAAGTGAVDFEQAAGLPLDAVRGQVTHLAEGSLPSLPFVVCREAYMTPAHQGVMCVGATYDADADSSLRVASQHENIAKIADILGVTPFEAPLAGRTGFRCMAPDRLPLAGALPDPGVPGRCERLRDVPRWPGLFGLLGYASRGLIWAPLAAELLACQLEGEPLPLESSLAAALDPARFLLRERRRNA; translated from the coding sequence ATGCGCCGCGCGCTGGTCTTGCTCGACACGGATTTTGACGGCGCCCGCTTGCGTGCCGTTTGCGCGGCGCATGGCGGTCGCCGTCTGCATTACATCGCGCTGGCGCCGCGTCCCGTCGATGCCCGCCACTTGCCCGAGCAGTGGCGCGCGCAGTGGCCGCTTTGCGTGCCGGGCCTGCATCGCATGGTCTCAAACGATGGCCTCGTCACACTCGATCTGCTGATCGGCGAACCCGATGCCTGCCTGGCGCAATTGTCGGCGCGAGTCGATGAAGTGCACCTGGCCTGGGTGCCGGCAGCCACGCCGGTGCTGGCGCGCCTGATGATGGACGGCGCCCGCCTGCAAGCCGTGCACCTGGACGAGGCGCAGCGCACGGAATTGCAAAAAAATGGCTTTGTTTTTGACGAGAGTCGATTGCGCGCCGTGTTTTATGCGCGGCGCGGAGAGCACGCGGCCATCACCGCGCCCGAGCGGCGCGCCATCGTCATCGGCGCGGGCGTGGCCGGTGCGGCCGCCTGCGAACGGCTGGCCGCGCGCGGCTGGAAGGTGACCTTGGTCGAGCGCCACGCGCAGCCGGCCGGCGAAGCGTCGGGCAACCTGGCCGGCATCTTCATGCCGCTGATGTCGAAGGACGACAATATCGCCACGCGCCTGGTGCGCGCCGCCTACCTGTACTCGCTGAGCCGCTGGAAAGACCTGGGCGGCATCGGCGCCGCCATCGAGGGTGTACAGAGCGGCGTGCTGCATCTGGCGCGCGACGGCGCGCATGCGCAGGTGCAGCGGCAGATCGCCGCCAGTGGCGTGTATCCACGCGAATTCGCCCGCTGGCTGGAAGCACCCGAGGCGACCGCCATGCTGGGCGCGTCGGCGCCCGATGGCGCCTGGTGGTTCGAGCAGGGCGGCTGGGCGCGCCCGTCTTCCGTTTGCGCGGCCATGCTGGACGCCTGCGGCGCCTTGCTCACGCGGCGCTTTTCCAGCAGCGCCCTGCGCCTGGAGCGCGGCGATGAGGAATGGCTGGTGCGCGATGCGGACGGTACCCTGATCGCGGCGGCACCCACCGTCATCCTGGCGGCAGGCACGGGTGCCGTGGATTTCGAACAGGCGGCCGGCCTGCCGCTGGACGCCGTGCGCGGCCAGGTCACGCACCTTGCCGAAGGCAGCTTGCCCTCGTTGCCGTTCGTCGTCTGCCGCGAAGCCTACATGACGCCGGCGCACCAGGGCGTCATGTGCGTGGGCGCGACCTATGATGCCGATGCAGACAGCAGCCTGCGCGTGGCCAGCCAGCACGAAAATATCGCGAAGATCGCCGACATCCTTGGCGTGACCCCGTTCGAGGCGCCGCTGGCCGGGCGCACGGGCTTTCGCTGTATGGCGCCGGACCGCCTGCCGCTGGCGGGCGCCTTGCCCGACCCGGGCGTGCCGGGCCGCTGCGAGCGCTTGCGCGACGTGCCGCGCTGGCCCGGCCTGTTTGGCTTGCTCGGTTACGCCTCGCGCGGCCTGATCTGGGCGCCGCTGGCGGCCGAGCTGCTGGCTTGCCAGCTGGAGGGCGAGCCGCTGCCGCTGGAATCGTCGCTTGCCGCCGCGTTGGATCCTGCGCGTTTCTTGTTGCGCGAGCGCCGCCGGAACGCCTGA